One Streptosporangium sp. NBC_01495 DNA window includes the following coding sequences:
- a CDS encoding winged helix-turn-helix domain-containing protein, with protein MVRNTGRPGYLQIADDLRDQIRDGTLAPGDPLPSTTQLATTYDASLSVVKLAVGVLRTEGLVIGQQGKGVFVRDDAVPAPPASDDLTEIRATIRDLSERLARVESTLADRQ; from the coding sequence ATGGTCAGGAACACCGGGCGACCCGGCTACCTGCAGATCGCCGACGACCTACGCGACCAGATCCGAGACGGGACCCTCGCGCCCGGCGATCCGCTCCCCTCCACCACCCAGCTCGCGACGACGTACGACGCCTCACTGAGCGTGGTGAAACTCGCGGTCGGGGTTCTGCGGACCGAGGGGCTGGTCATCGGCCAGCAGGGCAAGGGCGTCTTCGTCCGCGACGACGCCGTGCCGGCCCCACCGGCCTCCGACGACCTCACCGAGATTCGCGCCACGATCCGGGACCTGTCGGAGCGGCTCGCCCGGGTCGAGTCGACGCTGGCCGACCGTCAGTAG
- a CDS encoding SCO3933 family regulatory protein: MRTIPIPVDTHRLRFTCVKAARPRIVDQDTGKIKTDKDGNKVYESVLLAEDEFGRIELVKVGTSGEPPIAPGQDVVPTAMVGYVWEIPQNGSSRWGISYKAASIVPVSGVPQGGDLA; encoded by the coding sequence ATGCGCACCATCCCGATCCCCGTCGACACCCACCGGCTCCGCTTCACCTGCGTCAAGGCCGCCCGGCCGCGCATCGTCGACCAGGACACCGGCAAGATCAAGACCGACAAGGACGGCAACAAGGTCTACGAATCCGTCCTGCTCGCCGAGGACGAGTTCGGCCGGATCGAACTGGTCAAGGTCGGAACCTCCGGAGAACCACCGATCGCTCCCGGCCAAGACGTCGTGCCGACCGCCATGGTCGGCTACGTCTGGGAGATCCCGCAGAACGGCTCCTCCCGCTGGGGCATCAGCTACAAGGCCGCTTCGATCGTCCCCGTCTCCGGCGTGCCACAGGGAGGCGACCTTGCCTGA
- a CDS encoding FtsK/SpoIIIE domain-containing protein → MPDSLRLLLIALFCAAIVLYAWRHFHHRSFWLVAGYPLTAISIRASWRKVALGCGLTKKRARWWFTLTPGSIVSTGTVKVRRRFRRVAVDTKPWMWLPRPTRHGWRVTLRLLEGQIPDDYSQAAERLAHSWRVHAVRVSSPRPGRVVLAATMHDPLVRVDRLSPSDELLKVTVGRLETGKPWVIDFRTVPHWLNAGATQSGKSNLANALIVGLAPQPVALVGFDLKGGVEFTPYGPRLSALATSRTESVGLLDDLVALMLERMGLCRAAGARNLWQLPAAVRPVPVVVLVDELAELYLMADKSEKDEIAKTSTALLRVAQLGRAFGIYLFCCGQRIGSDLGPGVTALRAQCSGRICHRVNDPETATMTLGDLDPAALGAARAIASETPGVAIVAAQDGQWYRARSFHVSEQAAEHAARMYADLAPSWDEITTGAHTTEMNTCDLDELLNA, encoded by the coding sequence TTGCCTGACTCCCTGCGGCTGCTGCTCATCGCCCTGTTCTGCGCGGCGATCGTCCTCTACGCCTGGCGACACTTCCACCACCGATCTTTCTGGCTGGTGGCCGGCTACCCGCTCACCGCGATCAGCATCCGGGCAAGCTGGCGCAAGGTCGCCCTCGGCTGCGGACTGACCAAGAAGCGAGCACGCTGGTGGTTCACCCTCACCCCCGGCTCGATCGTGTCCACCGGCACCGTGAAGGTACGGCGACGTTTCCGCCGGGTCGCCGTCGACACCAAACCGTGGATGTGGCTGCCTCGCCCGACCCGGCACGGCTGGCGCGTCACACTCCGCCTGCTGGAGGGACAGATCCCGGACGACTACAGCCAGGCAGCGGAACGCCTCGCGCATTCCTGGCGGGTGCATGCCGTCCGGGTCTCCTCCCCTCGTCCTGGACGGGTGGTCCTGGCCGCGACCATGCATGACCCCCTCGTCCGAGTCGATCGGCTTTCGCCATCCGACGAACTTCTCAAGGTGACCGTGGGTCGCCTGGAGACAGGTAAGCCGTGGGTCATCGACTTCCGCACCGTCCCACACTGGTTGAACGCCGGGGCGACGCAGTCCGGTAAGTCGAACCTCGCCAATGCCCTGATCGTCGGCCTGGCTCCGCAACCGGTCGCGCTGGTCGGCTTCGACCTCAAGGGCGGCGTGGAGTTCACCCCGTACGGCCCTCGTCTGTCGGCGCTGGCCACCAGCCGCACCGAGTCGGTCGGCCTGCTCGACGACCTGGTGGCGCTCATGCTGGAGCGGATGGGCCTGTGCCGCGCGGCGGGTGCCCGTAACCTTTGGCAGCTCCCTGCGGCGGTGCGGCCGGTGCCGGTCGTGGTCCTGGTCGACGAGCTGGCCGAGCTGTACCTGATGGCCGACAAGAGCGAGAAAGACGAGATCGCCAAGACCTCCACCGCGCTGCTGCGAGTGGCCCAGCTCGGACGGGCCTTCGGCATCTACCTGTTCTGCTGCGGCCAGCGCATCGGCTCCGACCTCGGACCCGGCGTCACCGCACTGCGTGCCCAGTGCTCGGGACGGATCTGCCACCGCGTCAATGACCCCGAAACCGCGACCATGACCCTCGGCGACCTCGACCCGGCCGCCCTGGGCGCCGCCCGCGCCATCGCCTCCGAGACACCCGGCGTCGCGATCGTTGCCGCCCAGGACGGCCAGTGGTACCGCGCCCGCTCCTTCCACGTCTCCGAGCAAGCCGCCGAACACGCGGCCCGGATGTACGCCGACCTGGCCCCCTCCTGGGACGAGATCACCACAGGCGCCCACACGACCGAGATGAACACCTGCGACCTGGACGAACTCCTCAACGCCTGA
- a CDS encoding DUF2637 domain-containing protein has product MRRLACWLLDSGPILVLAVIAGAGSFTHIRDTATEHGQSGWMAWAIAVCVDLTCVMAARERQRDKKTGRVPDGWISWPTLVLVAGVVLSLAANLNQADPTAWGWITAATPAGAFLVAISMLERRASAPSSIPQVVPEPVPMPVPIVEIEQDGPSSELLDYARRVAEEYQTAQGRPISRDTLRARLGVSHQLASDLLRTLRTAPEAL; this is encoded by the coding sequence ATGCGACGCCTTGCCTGCTGGCTGCTCGACTCCGGGCCGATCCTGGTCCTGGCCGTCATCGCGGGTGCCGGATCGTTCACCCACATCCGCGACACGGCCACCGAGCACGGGCAGTCCGGCTGGATGGCCTGGGCCATCGCCGTGTGCGTCGACCTCACCTGTGTCATGGCCGCCCGCGAACGCCAGCGCGACAAGAAAACCGGCCGCGTCCCGGACGGCTGGATCTCCTGGCCAACTCTCGTCCTGGTCGCTGGGGTCGTCCTGTCCCTGGCCGCCAACCTCAACCAGGCCGACCCCACCGCCTGGGGCTGGATCACCGCCGCGACCCCGGCCGGCGCCTTCCTCGTCGCAATCTCCATGCTGGAGCGCCGCGCCTCAGCTCCGTCCTCTATCCCGCAGGTCGTCCCCGAACCGGTCCCCATGCCTGTCCCGATCGTCGAGATCGAACAGGACGGCCCGTCCTCAGAGCTCCTCGACTACGCCCGCCGCGTGGCCGAGGAATACCAGACCGCGCAGGGCAGGCCGATCAGCCGCGACACCCTGCGCGCCCGTCTGGGCGTATCCCATCAACTGGCCTCCGACCTGCTGCGCACCCTGCGCACAGCCCCGGAAGCCCTGTGA
- a CDS encoding replication initiator has protein sequence MIARLHDPNYSRWANQIRATGGCRQPIHLRGRVDHLDRATGELLHRYSTRTEPDGILRVPCKTRRASRCPACAEVYRADTYQLIRAGLAGGKGVPDTVTAHPCLFVTLTAPSFGAVHTRRETNGKTLPCHARRDAATCPHGHVMSCTARHGSDEACLGEPLCADCYDHAGSVLFNALAPQLWRYFTDALRRRVAKSSGLTLRELRKQLTISFAKVAEYQRRGVVHFHAVIRLDGPDGPTSPPPDWASADMLADAVRHAASAVSVTVPAIADEPARMLRWGTQVDTRPITMNGELSDQAVAGYIAKYATKAAECVGTLDRRINPLDDLAVFNLRDHPRRLIAECLRLGALDELADLRLIQWAHMLGFRGHFSTRSRHYSTTLGDIRADRTAYARDEAITTGRLPLFDEDTVLVIAEWEYAGKGYSLGDALLAAALTGMALPTSPTSGGGDAR, from the coding sequence ATGATCGCCCGCCTGCATGACCCGAACTACTCCCGATGGGCTAACCAGATCCGCGCCACGGGCGGCTGCCGCCAGCCGATCCACCTGCGAGGCCGCGTCGACCACCTCGATCGCGCCACCGGGGAACTGCTGCACCGCTACAGCACTCGCACCGAACCCGACGGCATCCTTCGCGTCCCCTGCAAGACCCGTCGCGCCTCCCGCTGCCCAGCCTGCGCCGAGGTCTACCGGGCCGACACCTACCAACTCATCCGCGCGGGCCTGGCTGGCGGGAAGGGCGTCCCCGACACCGTCACCGCTCACCCCTGCCTGTTCGTCACCCTCACCGCCCCCTCCTTCGGCGCCGTCCACACCCGTCGAGAGACCAACGGCAAGACCCTGCCCTGCCACGCCCGGCGCGATGCGGCCACCTGCCCGCACGGGCACGTCATGTCCTGCACCGCCCGGCACGGCTCCGACGAGGCATGCCTGGGCGAACCGCTGTGTGCCGACTGCTACGACCACGCCGGAAGCGTGCTGTTCAACGCCCTCGCCCCGCAACTCTGGCGGTACTTCACCGACGCCCTGCGCCGCCGCGTCGCCAAATCCTCCGGTCTGACATTGCGGGAGTTGCGCAAACAGCTGACGATTTCCTTCGCCAAGGTCGCCGAATACCAGCGCCGCGGCGTCGTCCACTTCCACGCCGTCATCCGCCTCGACGGCCCAGACGGACCCACCTCGCCACCTCCGGACTGGGCGAGCGCCGACATGCTGGCCGACGCCGTACGACATGCCGCCTCCGCCGTATCCGTAACCGTCCCTGCCATCGCCGACGAACCTGCCCGCATGCTGCGCTGGGGCACCCAGGTCGACACTCGGCCGATCACCATGAACGGCGAACTCTCCGACCAGGCCGTCGCCGGCTACATTGCCAAGTACGCGACCAAGGCCGCCGAATGCGTCGGCACCCTGGATCGGCGCATCAACCCCCTCGACGACCTGGCCGTCTTCAACCTCCGCGACCACCCCCGCCGCCTCATCGCCGAGTGCCTGCGCCTCGGCGCCCTCGATGAACTGGCCGATCTCCGGCTGATCCAGTGGGCACACATGCTCGGGTTCCGCGGCCACTTCTCAACCCGCTCCCGCCACTACTCCACCACCCTTGGCGACATCCGGGCCGACCGCACCGCCTACGCCCGCGACGAGGCGATCACCACCGGCCGACTGCCCCTCTTCGACGAGGACACCGTCCTCGTCATAGCCGAATGGGAGTACGCAGGGAAGGGCTACTCGCTCGGTGACGCCCTCCTCGCCGCTGCACTGACCGGCATGGCCTTACCTACCTCGCCGACAAGCGGCGGAGGTGATGCCCGATGA
- a CDS encoding helix-turn-helix transcriptional regulator, translating into MSRRDELLTVPQVLDELGGLSRRTFYRWRELGHAPTCIKLPNGEIRVWRSDFAAWLNSLREAA; encoded by the coding sequence ATGAGTCGGCGTGACGAACTGCTGACCGTTCCCCAGGTCCTCGACGAACTGGGCGGGCTTTCCCGCCGGACGTTCTATCGCTGGCGCGAGCTCGGCCACGCGCCCACGTGCATCAAGCTGCCCAACGGAGAGATCCGTGTCTGGCGGAGCGACTTCGCGGCCTGGCTGAACTCTCTTCGGGAGGCAGCGTGA
- a CDS encoding tyrosine-type recombinase/integrase, protein MNTSYDVKFWEIQRKTDRKTLSFVVRWTVARKARSKSFRTKGLAENYLSDLRQAAKAGEAFDTATGLPLSMLASELPSGPTFLEFAQSYVFSRWRTSAARTRETDVYGLLSLIPALVADLPNRPKGGDIREILRNHALLPKDRRGELARVLVPVLSWLEKASLPLVDLQDPRVARIALDAISVTFDGEDAAANTVRRKREVLHHLLELAVEQKELPVNPLHAIKWTPPKAAGTIDPRTVVNPEQARALLAAVPTVGRTRGERLQGMFACMYYAALRPEEAAGLRRQNCDLPEEGWGLLTVERAYPQANKRWTNSGETHDSRGLKHRAKDDTREIPIPPVLVTILRAYIDRYGVADDGRLFRTSTGRPFSSSAYSGVWQEARRLAFTAGQVASPLATRPYDLRHAAVSLWLNAGVPATEVAVRAGHSVDVLLKVYAKCIEGQQARANTQISQALDTDP, encoded by the coding sequence GTGAACACCAGCTACGACGTGAAGTTCTGGGAAATCCAGCGCAAGACGGATCGGAAGACATTGTCCTTTGTCGTGCGCTGGACGGTGGCCCGTAAGGCCAGGTCCAAGAGCTTCCGCACGAAGGGCCTCGCCGAGAACTATCTGTCAGACCTGAGGCAGGCGGCCAAGGCGGGGGAAGCCTTCGACACCGCCACCGGGTTGCCGCTGTCGATGCTCGCCTCTGAGCTTCCTTCAGGTCCGACGTTTCTGGAGTTCGCGCAGTCCTACGTATTCAGTCGGTGGCGCACGTCAGCCGCCCGGACCAGAGAAACCGACGTCTACGGCTTGCTGTCACTAATCCCGGCGCTGGTGGCCGACTTGCCGAACCGCCCGAAGGGCGGCGACATACGTGAGATATTACGCAATCACGCCCTGCTGCCCAAGGACCGACGTGGAGAGCTGGCCCGAGTCCTGGTGCCGGTGCTGAGCTGGTTGGAGAAAGCATCGCTGCCGCTGGTCGACCTGCAAGACCCTCGCGTGGCGCGAATCGCTCTCGATGCAATCTCGGTGACCTTCGATGGCGAGGACGCTGCCGCCAACACGGTGCGACGCAAGCGGGAAGTCCTTCACCACTTGCTCGAACTCGCTGTGGAGCAGAAGGAACTCCCCGTCAATCCGCTGCACGCGATCAAGTGGACTCCGCCCAAGGCCGCCGGCACCATCGACCCCCGCACGGTTGTCAACCCGGAGCAAGCTCGCGCGTTGCTGGCGGCTGTCCCTACGGTCGGCCGGACCCGTGGCGAGCGGCTCCAGGGAATGTTCGCGTGCATGTACTACGCCGCGCTCCGGCCGGAAGAGGCGGCGGGCCTGCGTCGCCAGAACTGCGACCTACCGGAAGAGGGCTGGGGCCTGCTCACGGTTGAGAGGGCATACCCTCAGGCGAACAAGCGGTGGACTAACTCGGGGGAGACCCACGACTCTCGGGGCCTCAAGCACCGGGCCAAGGACGACACTCGGGAGATCCCGATTCCGCCGGTCTTGGTGACGATCCTGCGGGCGTACATTGACCGGTATGGCGTCGCCGACGACGGGCGGCTGTTTCGCACCTCCACGGGCCGACCGTTCTCCTCTTCGGCGTACTCGGGCGTATGGCAGGAAGCTCGTCGGCTGGCCTTCACAGCCGGACAAGTTGCCTCGCCTCTGGCGACCAGGCCGTACGACCTGCGTCACGCCGCCGTCTCGTTGTGGCTCAACGCTGGGGTGCCGGCGACTGAGGTTGCCGTACGAGCTGGCCACAGTGTTGACGTGCTTCTGAAGGTGTACGCCAAGTGCATCGAGGGGCAGCAGGCACGAGCTAATACTCAGATCTCTCAAGCACTCGACACTGATCCGTAA